In Anopheles gambiae chromosome 2, idAnoGambNW_F1_1, whole genome shotgun sequence, a single window of DNA contains:
- the LOC1278772 gene encoding transcription factor RFX3 isoform X5 codes for MMYNRRCNNMSYCGKSYSLHNSFSSPDSVPNQHTYVQYVDSDMYNTSGQGQTQMTYPVYTVGDYGTNGQQQQQQYYTTSGAYGTAGAGTGSTHTDTTGNGTSNGTGTTGTGPNGVNGSVSSGNGGSAAGNANQQQYIVPVDESVLLGSAGSGNTSGVQQQQSDSSPQNMTDVASYLHAHQTASVGQELDSAPNMTHAARVLPATVSWLMENYETADGVSLPRSTLYNHYMWHCNENKLDAVNAASFGKLIRSVFSGLRTRRLGTRGNSKYHYYGIRIKPTSPLVHAIECKPQHGSGGVGGLGGMVGHHQQLGGSNGLGGGNGTGGNNGMHGHAGGGNHANGLHGSNGSSMAHGGGGGGGGGGGGHLQQGVVGGANGGGGSGGGHGMAMHHGRGKKNSFKAEMPESCAQYLGDPNGAIPQFPIIDMIHPLPDDITMEDVDTLRSIYREHCEAFLDAILNLDFNMIESLWREFWRAENNNNNGDECEEEKYLSKQKLYLLTQCEPVQEFVKHVDLQFYQSMVDVLIPDVLRPIPTGLTQAIRNFAKNLENWLTSAMGGCPEPIVAIKLSAVAAFGQTLRRYTSLNHLAQAARAVLQNGTQIAQMLSDLNRVDFRNVQEQASWICQCDTAVVQRLENDFKAALQQQNTLEQWAGWLQNVVDDALQEYRGKPSFVHAARQFLLKWSFYSSMVIRDLTLRSAGSFGSFHLIRLLYDEYMFFIIEHKVAKATNTTPIAVMGEKINSRPVQDDLDRMLYTSEYGMVNVKLEPSAKRMRS; via the exons ATGATGTACAACAGGCGCTGCAACAATATGTCCTATTGTGGGAAATCCTACTCTCTGCACAACTCAT TTTCCTCACCCGATAGCGTGCCCAACCAACACACCTACGTGCAGTATGTCGACTCGGACATGTACAACACTTCCGGCCAGGGACAGACGCAAAT GACCTATCCCGTGTACACCGTTGGGGATTACGGCACAaatgggcagcagcagcaacagcagtactACACCACGAGTGGAGCCTACGGTACAGCGGGTGCCGGCACGGGAAGCACTCACACCGACACTACCGGCAACGGCACCAGCAACGGTACCGGCACCACCGGAACTGGCCCGAACGGCGTCAATGGCAGCGTATCGTCCGGCAACGGCGGTTCCGCTGCCGGCAACGCTAATCAGCAGCAGTACATTGTGCCCGTGGATGAGTCGGTCCTGCTCGGCAGTGCCGGCAGCGGGAACACTTCCGgtgtgcaacagcagcagtccgATTCGTCGCCACAAAACATGAcg GACGTAGCGTCCTACTTGCACGCGCACCAAACGGCGTCCGTTGGTCAGGAGCTCGACTCCGCGCCCAATATGACCCACGCGGCCCGCGTTCTGCCCGCCACG GTGAGCTGGCTGATGGAGAACTACGAAACGGCGGACGGTGTCAGCTTGCCGCGATCGACACTGTACAACCACTACATGTGGCACTGCAACGAGAACAAGCTGGACGCGGTGAATGCGGCCAGCTTCGGCAAGCTGATCCGGTCGGTGTTTAGCGGGCTGCGGACGCGCCGGCTGGGCACGCGGGGCAACAGCAAGTACCACTACTACGGCATTCGCATCAAACCGACGTCCCCGCTGGTGCATGCGATCGAGTGTAAGCCTCAGCACGGCTCGGGCGGTGTTGGCGGGCTCGGCGGAATGGTTGGTCACCATCAGCAGCTGGGTGGAAGCAACGGGCTCGGTGGCGGAAATGGAACGGGCGGCAACAATGGGATGCATGGCCACGCCGGAGGCGGCAATCACGCGAACGGACTGCATGGCAGCAATGGCAGTTCCATGGCgcacggcggtggtggtggtggtggtggcggcggcggtggccatTTACAGCAAGGTGTGGTTGGGGGTGCAAATGGAGGCGGTGGAAGTGGAGGCGGCCATGGTATGGCGATGCACCATGGTCGTGGTAAGAAGAACAGCTTCAAGGCGGAAATGCCCGAGTCCTGTGCGCAG TATCTGGGCGATCCGAACGGTGCCATACCGCAGTTTCCGATCATAGACATGATTCACCCCCTGCCGGACGATATCACAATGGAGGACGTGGACACGCTGCGCTCGATCTACCGCGAGCACTGCGAGGCGTTCCTGGATGCTATCCTGAACCTGGACTTCAACATGATCGAATCGCTGTGGCGCGAGTTTTGGCGCGccgagaacaacaacaacaacggggACGAGTGCGAGGAGGAAAAGTATCTCAGCAAGCAGAAGCTGTACCTGCTGACGCAGTGCGAACCGGTGCAGGAGTTTGTCAAGCACGTCGACCTCCAGTTCTACCAGAGCATGGTGGACGTGCTGATCCCGGACGTGCTGCGACCGATACCGACCGGGCTGACCCAGGCGATTCGCAACTTTGCGAAGAACCTCGAGAACTGGCTAACGTCGGCGATGGGCGGCTGCCCGGAGCCGATCGTCGCGATAAAGCTGTCGGCGGTGGCCGCCTTTGGGCAGACGCTGCGCCGCTACACCTCGCTCAACCATCTGGCGCAGGCGGCCCGGGCCGTGCTGCAGAACGGCACGCAGATCGCCCAGATGCTGAGCGATCTGAACCGGGTCGACTTCCGCAACGTGCAGGAGCAAGCCTCCTGGATCTGCCAGTGCGATACGGCGGTGGTGCAGCGGCTCGAGAACGACTTCAAGGCCGCCCTGCAGCAACAGAACACGCTCGAGCAGTGGGCGGGCTGGCTGCAGAACGTGGTCGATGACGCACTGCAGGAGTACCGGGGCAAGCCGAGCTTCGTGCATGCCGCCAGACAGTTTCTGCTCAAGTGGAGCTTCTACAGCTCGATGGTGATCCGCGATCTGACACTCCGGTCCGCCGGCAGCTTCGGCAGCTTTCACCTCATACGGCTGCTGTACGACGAGTACATGTTCTTCATCATCGAGCATAAGGTGGCGAAGGCGACCAACACTACGCCGATTGCGGTTATGGGAGAG AAAATCAACTCGCGCCCCGTACAAGACGATCTGGACCGGATGCTCTACACCAGCGAGTACGGCATGGTCAACGTGAAGCTGGAGCCGAGCGCGAAACGGATGCGCAGTTAG